Proteins found in one Paenibacillus sp. FSL R10-2782 genomic segment:
- the secA gene encoding preprotein translocase subunit SecA, translated as MLGIVKKIFGDTNERDVKRLMKTVELINKLEPDFEKLSDEELQAKTAEFKARIEQGTTAEEILPDAFATVREASKRVLGKRHYDVQMLGGIALHEGRIAEMKTGEGKTLVGTLPVYLNALLGKGVHVVTVNDYLAQRDSGEMGQIYNFLGMSVGLNLAGLGHGEKQAAYACDITYGTNNEFGFDYLRDNMVLYKEQMVQRPLYFCIIDEVDSILVDEARTPLIISGQAQKSTELYFAADRFVKSLNVEEDYTLDIKVKSVALTENGVSKAENFFGLENLYDQESVTINHHIVQALKANAIMRLDVDYVVADGEVMIVDEFTGRLMAGRRYSDGLHQAIEAKENIVVQNESMTLATITFQNYFRMYRKLAGMTGTAKTEEEEFKKIYGLEVLQIPTNRANQRVDMPDVVYKSVKGKFHAVVDEIVERHKKNQPILVGTISIENSELLSEMLKRKGVRHKVLNAKYHAEEAEIISRAGEAGSVTIATNMAGRGTDIVLGEGVASIGGLHIIGTERHESRRIDNQLRGRAGRQGDPGSTQFYLSLGDELMKRFGADNVLNMMERLGFEEDQPIESRMITRAIESAQKRVEGNNFDQRKVVLQYDDVMNQQRTIIYKQRREVLESENIKEVVFDMIKPVIERVVEAHCGDDIPENWELEEVAEYVNSNLLEENAISRDDLWGKEKEEIVEMIFEKVTERYHRREETIGEDMVREFEKVIVLRAVDSKWMDHIDAMDQLRQGIHLRAYGGTDPLREYQFEGFEMFHAMIASIQEEVATYIMKAQIESNQERQAVIDEDKISTSGEPAAPKKKSAPSRPRRK; from the coding sequence ATGTTAGGAATTGTAAAGAAAATTTTTGGAGATACAAACGAACGTGACGTCAAGCGTCTAATGAAGACGGTTGAGCTGATCAATAAATTAGAGCCGGATTTCGAGAAGCTATCGGATGAGGAACTGCAAGCGAAAACGGCGGAGTTTAAAGCCCGGATTGAGCAGGGAACTACGGCAGAAGAGATTTTGCCGGATGCTTTCGCAACCGTTCGTGAGGCGTCCAAGCGGGTACTGGGCAAACGTCATTATGACGTGCAGATGCTTGGCGGTATTGCGCTGCATGAAGGTAGAATTGCCGAAATGAAAACCGGCGAAGGTAAAACACTGGTGGGAACACTGCCGGTTTATTTGAATGCACTGTTGGGTAAAGGCGTGCACGTGGTTACGGTCAATGACTATTTGGCGCAACGTGACAGCGGAGAAATGGGACAAATCTATAATTTTCTGGGCATGTCGGTTGGGCTGAATTTGGCCGGTCTGGGTCATGGAGAAAAGCAAGCGGCATATGCTTGCGACATCACATACGGCACGAACAATGAGTTTGGATTCGATTACCTGCGTGACAACATGGTGCTCTACAAAGAACAGATGGTACAACGTCCGTTGTATTTCTGTATCATTGATGAAGTGGATTCGATTCTCGTCGATGAAGCCCGTACGCCGCTGATTATCTCTGGACAAGCTCAGAAATCCACGGAGCTGTATTTTGCAGCTGACCGTTTTGTGAAGAGTCTGAATGTTGAAGAAGATTACACCTTGGATATCAAGGTGAAGTCAGTTGCTTTGACCGAGAACGGTGTATCCAAAGCTGAGAATTTCTTCGGACTGGAGAATCTGTACGATCAGGAAAGTGTTACAATCAATCACCACATCGTACAGGCCTTGAAGGCTAACGCCATTATGCGTCTGGATGTGGATTATGTCGTAGCTGACGGCGAAGTTATGATTGTCGATGAGTTCACAGGCCGTCTGATGGCCGGACGTCGCTACAGCGATGGTTTGCATCAGGCGATTGAAGCGAAGGAAAACATCGTAGTACAGAACGAGAGCATGACGCTGGCGACGATTACTTTCCAAAACTATTTCCGTATGTATCGCAAATTGGCGGGTATGACGGGTACAGCTAAAACAGAAGAAGAAGAATTCAAAAAAATATATGGTCTGGAAGTTCTCCAGATTCCTACGAACCGGGCAAATCAGCGTGTGGATATGCCTGACGTAGTATACAAGAGCGTAAAAGGTAAATTCCATGCGGTGGTGGATGAAATTGTGGAGCGTCACAAAAAAAACCAGCCGATATTGGTAGGTACGATCTCTATTGAAAATTCGGAGCTTCTTTCCGAAATGCTGAAACGCAAAGGTGTACGGCATAAAGTGCTGAACGCCAAGTATCATGCCGAGGAAGCTGAAATCATTTCCCGTGCAGGTGAAGCGGGTTCGGTAACCATTGCCACGAACATGGCGGGACGTGGTACAGATATCGTGCTGGGCGAAGGCGTAGCGAGTATTGGTGGTTTACACATCATCGGTACAGAGCGTCACGAATCTCGCCGTATTGATAATCAGCTTCGCGGACGTGCAGGACGTCAGGGGGATCCTGGCTCCACACAATTTTACTTATCGCTGGGCGATGAGTTAATGAAGCGTTTTGGTGCAGACAACGTGCTGAATATGATGGAGCGCTTGGGCTTCGAGGAAGACCAACCGATTGAAAGCCGCATGATTACACGTGCAATCGAATCGGCGCAAAAACGTGTTGAGGGCAACAACTTTGACCAGCGTAAAGTCGTTCTCCAGTATGATGACGTGATGAATCAGCAACGTACTATTATTTACAAACAGCGTCGTGAAGTGCTGGAATCCGAGAACATTAAAGAAGTCGTGTTCGACATGATCAAGCCTGTCATTGAGCGTGTGGTGGAAGCTCATTGCGGTGATGACATTCCTGAAAACTGGGAACTTGAAGAAGTGGCAGAATATGTGAACAGCAATCTGCTTGAGGAAAATGCAATCAGTCGTGATGACCTGTGGGGTAAAGAAAAAGAGGAGATCGTTGAAATGATCTTCGAGAAAGTTACGGAAAGATACCACAGACGTGAAGAGACGATTGGCGAAGACATGGTACGCGAGTTCGAGAAGGTTATCGTATTGCGTGCAGTGGATAGCAAATGGATGGATCATATCGATGCTATGGATCAGTTGCGTCAAGGTATTCACTTGCGTGCTTATGGTGGAACCGATCCATTGCGTGAATACCAGTTTGAAGGTTTTGAAATGTTCCATGCCATGATCGCCAGCATCCAGGAGGAAGTAGCGACTTACATCATGAAGGCGCAAATTGAATCCAATCAAGAGCGTCAGGCTGTCATCGACGAAGACAAAATCTCGACGAGTGGCGAACCTGCTGCTCCTAAGAAGAAATCCGCTCCTTCGCGTCCACGCAGAAAATAA
- a CDS encoding YitT family protein: MSQMNLPAARRRRRKPLIAASGPARNVMDVLLIVLGSFITALTFNMFLLPNRIASGGVSGLSILGEDLFGLEPAYTQWGMNIPLFIAGVLLLGKKYGLRSLLGSIMLPLFVYLTKDWAVPTTNPLLASLYGGIGVGLGLGTVFRGRGSTGGLAILAQIIQKYTGLSLSLCVMLMDGTVITLAGFALSPERALYALIGLFVTGKVIDAVEMGLSYSKVAYIISNQKEKITQAILQDLDRGLTELAGRGGYTNEERPVLMVVVGQNEVTRLKTLVRLVDPDAFVIISNTREVLGEGFKKEG, translated from the coding sequence ATGTCCCAAATGAATCTCCCCGCTGCTAGGCGAAGACGCCGTAAGCCTCTAATTGCCGCCAGTGGCCCCGCTCGCAATGTGATGGATGTTCTACTCATTGTGCTCGGCTCCTTCATTACGGCGCTGACCTTCAATATGTTCCTGCTTCCGAACCGAATTGCATCCGGCGGTGTGTCGGGTTTATCTATTTTGGGCGAGGATCTGTTTGGTCTGGAACCAGCTTATACGCAGTGGGGAATGAATATTCCGTTATTTATAGCTGGGGTGCTGCTGTTAGGAAAGAAATACGGTTTGCGCTCCCTGCTGGGAAGTATCATGTTACCTTTATTCGTTTATCTAACTAAGGATTGGGCAGTTCCGACAACGAATCCGTTGCTGGCTTCCCTGTATGGTGGAATCGGAGTAGGGTTGGGATTGGGCACTGTATTCCGGGGCAGAGGCTCGACGGGTGGGCTGGCTATTTTGGCGCAGATCATTCAAAAATATACCGGCCTCAGCCTATCACTCTGCGTCATGCTCATGGATGGTACAGTCATCACACTGGCTGGCTTTGCTCTATCGCCAGAACGGGCGCTGTATGCACTGATTGGTTTGTTTGTAACCGGCAAGGTCATTGATGCCGTGGAAATGGGGTTAAGCTACTCCAAAGTGGCCTATATCATATCCAATCAAAAGGAAAAGATCACACAGGCTATTTTACAGGACCTGGATCGGGGATTGACGGAGCTGGCAGGACGAGGAGGTTATACGAACGAAGAACGTCCTGTGCTAATGGTTGTGGTAGGCCAAAATGAGGTGACCCGTCTCAAAACGCTTGTTCGCTTGGTAGATCCGGATGCTTTTGTGATCATTAGTAACACGCGTGAGGTATTGGGTGAAGGCTTTAAGAAGGAAGGCTGA
- the prfB gene encoding peptide chain release factor 2 (programmed frameshift) has protein sequence MIDPNVKHDLREIGKKLTNLRGSLDLDLKQEMIANFEEKMAAPDFWDDNDKAQAVIAEMNAVKSSVDSYEQLRQEYEDAGMMAELADEEGDETLAGEIENSIRSLLSKLEEFELQLLLNQPYDKLNAILELHPGAGGTESQDWGQMLLRMYTRWAEKRGFKVETLDYLAGDEAGIKSVTLLIKGYNAYGYLKAEKGVHRLVRISPFDSSGRRHTSFVSCDVVPEIADDVDVEIRTEDLKIDTYRASGAGGQHINTTDSAVRITHLPSGIVVTCQNERSQIKNREQAMTMLRSKLYERKIEEQRQQLDEIRGEQSDIAWGSQIRSYVFHPYSMVKDHRTSVETGNVGAVMDGDLDPFIDGYLRSQIKLDAE, from the exons ATGATTGATCCAAATGTTAAACATGATTTAAGAGAAATAGGCAAGAAACTAACAAACCTTAGGGGGTCTCTT GACTTAGATCTCAAACAGGAAATGATCGCAAACTTCGAGGAAAAGATGGCTGCGCCTGATTTTTGGGATGATAACGATAAAGCCCAAGCTGTGATCGCGGAAATGAACGCGGTTAAGTCTTCGGTAGACAGCTATGAACAGCTCCGTCAGGAATATGAGGATGCGGGGATGATGGCTGAGCTGGCTGATGAGGAAGGCGACGAAACACTGGCTGGAGAAATTGAGAACAGTATCAGATCCTTGCTGAGCAAGCTTGAGGAGTTCGAACTACAATTGCTTTTGAATCAGCCATATGACAAGCTTAATGCCATTTTGGAACTGCATCCGGGGGCAGGCGGAACCGAGTCGCAGGACTGGGGTCAAATGCTGCTACGGATGTATACACGCTGGGCAGAAAAACGTGGCTTTAAGGTAGAAACGCTGGATTACCTGGCGGGTGATGAAGCAGGGATCAAAAGTGTAACGCTACTGATCAAGGGCTATAATGCTTACGGCTACCTCAAAGCAGAAAAAGGCGTGCATCGTCTCGTTCGCATTTCTCCATTTGATTCCTCGGGTCGTCGGCATACATCATTCGTATCCTGTGATGTCGTGCCGGAAATTGCGGATGATGTGGACGTGGAAATCCGGACAGAGGATCTTAAAATTGATACGTACCGCGCCAGCGGCGCAGGCGGTCAGCATATTAACACGACCGATTCAGCAGTTCGGATTACGCATCTTCCTTCCGGCATTGTTGTAACTTGCCAAAATGAGCGCTCCCAGATCAAGAACCGTGAGCAGGCTATGACGATGCTTCGTTCCAAGCTCTATGAGCGCAAAATTGAAGAGCAGCGTCAACAATTGGACGAAATCCGTGGGGAACAGTCCGATATTGCATGGGGCAGCCAAATTCGTTCTTACGTGTTCCACCCATATAGCATGGTGAAGGATCATCGTACCAGTGTGGAAACAGGCAATGTAGGGGCTGTCATGGATGGCGATCTGGACCCGTTCATCGATGGTTACCTGCGCAGTCAGATCAAGCTGGACGCAGAATAA